Proteins encoded in a region of the Zea mays cultivar B73 chromosome 4, Zm-B73-REFERENCE-NAM-5.0, whole genome shotgun sequence genome:
- the LOC103652871 gene encoding laccase-25: MVTQCPIRPSSRYTYRYNATGQEGTLWWHAHSSMLRATVHGAIVIKPRNGALGYPFPKPDQERIVMLGEWWNGNVFDLERNAFLTGNLVPQADAYTINGKPGDLHRCSGGSNRRPRTFKLKVRSGSTYLLRIINAAVNTPMFFKVAGHSFTVVGADAGYTAPYETDVVVVAPGQTVDALMATAAAPPSRRRYYMMASPYNSARPSLPFRNSTATAVVEYVDVGHQQNKQGPRRRRPVLAPIMPPPNDTATAHRFFTSLAALVRPGARAPAVPLAVDTRMLVTIGLGLAACRPEQTRCSGGSRQQVFAGSMNNASFVLPAAMSLLEAHFRNATAGVYTRDFPDAPPLEFDYTRPPRGMSLATAKSTRVRTLPYNATVEVVLQDTALVARESHPMHLHGHNFFVLAQGFGNFRRETAEKQYNLVNPLQRNTLAVPTGGWAVIRFVANNPGMWIMHCHFDAHLPIGLAMAFEVQDGPTPETALPPPPPDFPQC; the protein is encoded by the exons ATGGTGACGCAGTGCCCCATCCGCCCCAGCAGCCGTTACACCTACCGCTACAACGCCACGGGGCAGGAGGGCACGCTGTGGTGGCACGCGCACAGCTCCATGCTCCGTGCCACCGTCCATGGCGCCATTGTCATCAAGCCCAGGAACGGCGCCCTGGGGTACCCTTTCCCCAAACCCGACCAGGAGCGGATCGTTATGCTTG GCGAGTGGTGGAACGGCAACGTGTTCGACCTGGAGCGCAACGCCTTCCTCACGGGCAACCTGGTGCCTCAGGCCGACGCCTACACCATCAACGGCAAGCCGGGGGACTTGCACAGGTGTTCGGGCGGCAGCAACCGCAGGCCCA GAACCTTCAAGCTCAAGGTGCGGAGCGGCTCGACGTACCTGCTCCGGATCATCAACGCGGCGGTGAACACGCCCATGTTCTTCAAGGTCGCCGGCCACAGCTTCACGGTCGTGGGAGCCGACGCGGGCTACACGGCGCCGTACGAGACCGACGTCGTGGTGGTGGCGCCGGGGCAGACCGTGGACGCGCTCATGGCCAcggccgccgcgccgccgtcgCGGCGCCGCTACTACATGATGGCCTCCCCCTACAACAGCGCGCGCCCGAGCCTCCCGTTCAGGAACAGCACCGCCACAGCCGTCGTGGAGTACGTCGACGTCGGCCACCAGCAGAACAAGCAGggaccgcggcggcggcggccggtgcTCGCGCCCATCATGCCGCCGCCCAACGACACGGCGACGGCGCACCGCTTCTTCACGAGCCTGGCCGCGCTCGTCCGCCCGGGCGCCCGTGCCCCCGCCGTGCCGCTCGCCGTCGACACGCGCATGCTCGTCACCATCGGGCTGGGGCTCGCGGCGTGCAGGCCGGAGCAGACGCGGTGCAGCGGCGGCAGCCGGCAGCAGGTGTTCGCCGGCAGCATGAACAACGCCTCCTTCGTGCTCCCCGCCGCCATGTCCCTCCTGGAGGCGCACTTCAGGAACGCCACGGCGGGCGTCTACACGCGGGACTTCCCCGACGCGCCGCCCCTGGAGTTCGACTACACCAGGCCGCCGCGCGGCATGAGCCTCGCGACGGCCAAGTCGACCAGGGTCAGGACGCTGCCGTACAACGCCACGGTGGAGGTGGTGCTGCAGGACACGGCGCTGGTGGCGCGGGAGAGCCACCCCATGCACCTCCACGGCCACAACTTCTTCGTGCTGGCGCAGGGGTTCGGCAACTTCCGACGGGAAACCGCCGAGAAGCAGTACAACCTCGTCAACCCGCTCCAGAGGAACACCCTTGCCGTGCCGACGGGTGGATGGGCTGTCATTCGCTTCGTTGCCAACAACCCAG GAATGTGGATCATGCATTGCCACTTCGATGCTCATCTGCCGATAGGGTTGGCAATGGCGTTCGAGGTGCAGGACGGGCCAACTCCAGAGACGGcacttcctccaccgccgcctgaCTTCCCTCAGTGCTGA